Below is a genomic region from Osmerus mordax isolate fOsmMor3 chromosome 22, fOsmMor3.pri, whole genome shotgun sequence.
TGTGGGCTGGTGAGGGTGCAGCTGTGTTGTTGAGGCAGGAATGTCTTGGACTCCTGAGGGAACAGTCCTTGGAGGAAGTGGGTGACAGGTCAGACCATCAGAGGGAGACTGATACATGTTTGAGGCTATTAGGAATGTTTGGAAGAATTGTCTTCCCAGCAAAACATTCAGCCAATTCAGTTTCAACTCACTTAAAAACATGACTTATTGAGCTACACTCCAGTTTTTGTTTTCTTATCTTCCTAATAAGTGGCTCCATCTCTTGAGCCGTGTTATGGAAAAGGAGTTGTTTGCAATCTGCACCGTGCTAAATATCAACAAGGAAATTGCTCAAGATCATGGGCAGACAGCTGCATGAATCTCGTGCCAAAGAATGCACGCCATCTCTGTATTTACAGACAAAACATTCACAGCCTTTCAAAAACACTGAGACAGGTCCATCAACACGCCATGGCTGCTGCCAAACTGTGATGTGTCGTTTCAAAAATTTAATTGGGCTTAATCCTTATCTTTTATTTGGGAAAACAAGTTTATTCCTGTCTGTTTTCCTGAAAGACTAGAGAGAATGGGGTCAGGGGTGGTTATAGGAGGATAAAAGTAAGCCAGAAGCTGAGCCTGTTTCAAAATGAACATTCATTGGACCCTATCATGTGCGACCTCTGCATGACCTTTGAAGGGAATTGGGGGTTGGGAGATTCAGACACTTCAGACAAATGTTTGGGCCGTTCTGCAGAAATGTTGAAACTGAGTTGGTGCTGTTGGATCAGTTTGTTCCCATGTTTGGTTATCTGAGCTTGAGTAACGGCCTGATGGAACTTCAATGAACTCGAACCCCCTACTCCCGGTCTGTTTATCTGTTCTTCtcgcactctttctctccccctcccatcaGATGTGGACGAGTGTTTGGAAGGCGTTTGCTCGGAGGAGTGTGTGAACACACCGGGAAGCTTCCGGTGTTTCTGCGACGGTCGCCAGGGGAAAAAGCTGGGTAGAGATCTTAGGAGCTGCCAGGTACGACTCTCAAACACCCAGTCCACCCACACCGTGACACCTCCAGAAACCTCCAACTCGGAGGAGTTTTCACTCAGGCCAAGCACCGAAGCACGGAGCCACAGAGGTGTCActtgtctttctctttgtgGAATTTCCCCTCGGGGATCAAAAAAGGTTCGATGTAATCGAAACTCGTCACATTTTATCTCCTGTCCACccttacccctctccccctcctctcctctcctctcctctccccctcccctccgcgtCGTCCTCCCCAGGCCATCGCCCCCTGCATGTCCCAGATGATGAGCAGGAACCCACGCTCTCTCTACCTGGGCCGCATGTTCAGCGGCGTGCCCGTGGTCAGGCTGCGCTTCCGCAGGAGGGTCCCCACCGGGTAAGAcccgccctcccccttcccagGCCGTCTGAGACGCTGAATCATTCCACTCCGGAGTAGCGTTAGCGCTAGCTTCGTCCAGGAGAAGAGAAGCTGGGTAGGCTACGGCTGTTTAGCTGTGTGGTATCTCATAGTTTCAGGCAGGATAAGTCTCCACTGTCCTGGGTTTTCCAATGTGCACTTGCCAAGTCAACTAGTGGTGGAGTTCAGGCGGGGTGAGACCTTTTCATTTTAGTAGCGGGACTCCCCTGAGATTTCAAATACTGGTAAATAAAAGACCTGGTGAGATGCCAGCCATGGAGACATCATTTACAGTGGTGTGCTCTGCCAAAATAAAGAGACCCAAGAGTTCCTGACATTAGGCCTCCCAAAAAACTCAATACTGAAAAGGATCAGTGTGTTTACAGAtgccaggaaggaaggaaggaaagatggaATGAAGGAAGGATCTGATGACTGTTGGAACATGGCCACTGTATTTAGTGGTCAGTTACTGGTGGTGGATTGGACGTGATCAATGGGAGGAAGTTTCTGTTCTGAAACATAATGGGATCACTTCACCTTTCGTTCTcttggtctctgtctctcactctctctgtctctctctctcactcttatctctctctctgtcctgcaggTTCTCAGCCGAATTTGACTTCCGGACCTTCGATCCGGAGGGGGTCATCTTCTTCGCCGGGGGTCACCTGAACAGTTCCTGGATCGTCCTGGCGATACATGATGGGAAGCTGGAGCTGCAGCTGAAGTACGGGCTGGTGAGCCGCGTGACGAGCAGCGGTCCCACGGTCAACGACGGCCAGTGgagaaaggtcaggggtcacactgacacacaggcaCCGTTCTGCTCTGGGGGAATTCATTAACGCTCTATAAAATCACAGCCTTCCTGCTTCTGAGAAAACGACCGATCGGACATAAACGGATTGGTTTCAGCCTTCCGAAGGACCACCCATCCTGTTATGTTCGACCAGATACGACTTCCAGAAAGCAAGGGAAAGGCTTGCTTCCGCCAGTGTTCCCTCCGCGCAGCAGGTCCTCCTCCTTTCTGATCGCCCTGTTCCCCGATTGGTCCCCCAGATCTCTGTGGAGGAGCAAGGGCGGAGCCTGGTGATCAAGATCGACCGGGAGGCGGTGATGAAGATCGCGGTGAACGGAGACCTGTTCACGCTGAAGAAAGGCATGCACGAGCTCAACCTGACTGTAGGGGGCGTCCCCTTCAAAGAGGACGGACTCGTCAACCAGGTGCGACCTCGCCCGCTTAACGCGTGTGTCCGTCCTCTGCCATAAGtcaaactccacacacacacattcgcaatGTGCAACAGTGTGCATATGTAGTCAACAGCTGTACGTGTATGCATGCGTATGTGGAATAAacctgcgcgcgtgtgtgtgtgtgtgtcgcaggtGAACCCTCGCCTGGACGGCTGCATAAAAGACTGGCGCTGGCTGACCGGAGAAGACACGTCCATCCAGGAGACCATCAGCTCTAACGACAACATGCAGTGTTTCAGCAGCGAGGACCCCGGGGCCTACTTCCCTGGGAGCGGCTTTGCCCTCTACAACATCAGCtatggtgtgtgagtggtgtgtgtttgtgtgtgtgtggggtggggggggggtctctatcCAGCGCTGGCTAACTGTTCTATCTGTTCCTCTGCTCACCCAGCAGAGACTCAGACCTTGAGTGTCCAGTTGACCCTACGGCCCGCCTGCAGCATAGGGGTGCTGTTTGCTCTCGTTCACCAAGACAgtgtccccctctctatctctctgtccgaTTACCACCAGGGGTTGGACGAGTGGCGGGAGGTGAGTTCTCAACCTCctgggtgtgcgtgtgcgtgtgtgtgtgtttccttcgtGAATACGCCTGGGAAGGTgacctgtgttgtgttttgccgGGCCGTCTGCAGTTTGTTCTGGTGACGGTGGGTGAGGTCATCGTGGCTAGCGCGCCGGCCTTCCTGTGTGACGGCGAGAGTCATGTGATCAACGTCACAGTTGCGGGGAACCTGACCTTGCTGGAGGTCGACGGCCAATCGGGTCGCAGCGAACAAGGCCAGGAACCTGTTGACCTCCAATTACCGTCCAGCACCTTTATAGGAGGCCTCCCAGGtgagtgggcacacacacatacacacacacacatagctaatAACTGAAgagttatatacacacacttattACATATCACTTCCTTCCTTGAACTTAGATGTAACCTGCGACCTTTGCCCTCTTCCCTCAGACGTCCCGC
It encodes:
- the gas6 gene encoding growth arrest-specific protein 6 isoform X1, which encodes MPMTLTEFLASGSFIILLLASWSNSFSLSPEEANQFLRRHRRAYQVFEETKQGHLERECVEERCSKEEAREVFENDPETDYFYPKYQACVEKFGDSEKKKQDLITCVHNIPDQCSPSPCNPRGTVRCEDKKGDFLCHCFTGWTGARCEIDVDECGKRNGGCDHGCNNTLGSYRCSCHHGYMLVGRHMCNDVDECHDPGVCGTARCVNEEGTYDCLCETGYVYDNQTKSCLDVDECLEGVCSEECVNTPGSFRCFCDGRQGKKLGRDLRSCQAIAPCMSQMMSRNPRSLYLGRMFSGVPVVRLRFRRRVPTGFSAEFDFRTFDPEGVIFFAGGHLNSSWIVLAIHDGKLELQLKYGLVSRVTSSGPTVNDGQWRKISVEEQGRSLVIKIDREAVMKIAVNGDLFTLKKGMHELNLTVGGVPFKEDGLVNQVNPRLDGCIKDWRWLTGEDTSIQETISSNDNMQCFSSEDPGAYFPGSGFALYNISYAETQTLSVQLTLRPACSIGVLFALVHQDSVPLSISLSDYHQGLDEWREFVLVTVGEVIVASAPAFLCDGESHVINVTVAGNLTLLEVDGQSGRSEQGQEPVDLQLPSSTFIGGLPDVPLVSTLVSAFFSGCMEVTVNGRALDLDEASHKHNDIRSHSCPLLGNNL
- the gas6 gene encoding growth arrest-specific protein 6 isoform X2; this translates as MPMTLTEFLASGSFIILLLASWSNSFSLSPEEANQFLRRHRRAYQVFEETKQGHLERECVEERCSKEEAREVFENDPETDYFYPKYQACVEKFGDSEKKKQDLITCVHNIPDQCSPSPCNPRGTVRCEDKKGDFLCHCFTGWTGARCEIDVDECGKRNGGCDHGCNNTLGSYRCSCHHGYMLVGRHMCNDVDECHDPGVCGTARCVNEEGTYDCLCETGYVYDNQTKSCLDVDECLEGVCSEECVNTPGSFRCFCDGRQGKKLGRDLRSCQAIAPCMSQMMSRNPRSLYLGRMFSGVPVVRLRFRRRVPTGFSAEFDFRTFDPEGVIFFAGGHLNSSWIVLAIHDGKLELQLKYGLVSRVTSSGPTVNDGQWRKISVEEQGRSLVIKIDREAVMKIAVNGDLFTLKKGMHELNLTVGGVPFKEDGLVNQVNPRLDGCIKDWRWLTGEDTSIQETISSNDNMQCFSSEDPGAYFPGSGFALYNISYETQTLSVQLTLRPACSIGVLFALVHQDSVPLSISLSDYHQGLDEWREFVLVTVGEVIVASAPAFLCDGESHVINVTVAGNLTLLEVDGQSGRSEQGQEPVDLQLPSSTFIGGLPDVPLVSTLVSAFFSGCMEVTVNGRALDLDEASHKHNDIRSHSCPLLGNNL